The following coding sequences lie in one Apium graveolens cultivar Ventura chromosome 3, ASM990537v1, whole genome shotgun sequence genomic window:
- the LOC141714628 gene encoding uncharacterized protein LOC141714628 codes for MAENANNPPDHNVGRRRVKEYIMHSFDGIHSTIARPAIAANNLHVDSATMQAIRDNRFNGISAEDPNAHLRNFLEIVDNFKVNGVSEKAIRLRLFSRSLDGRAREWLDSLPNNSITTWNQLFEKFLNKYFFPAKTERLIKKIQNFQ; via the coding sequence ATGGCTGAAAATGCAAATAATCCCCCAGATCATAATGTTGGAAGGCGTCGGGTTAAAGAATACATCATGCATTCATTCGACGGCATTCACTCTACTATTGCAAGGCCAGCTATTGCAGCAAATAACTTGCATGTTGATTCAGCAACAATGCAGGCTATTAGGGACAACAGGTTCAATGGGATTTCAGCTGAAGATCCTAATGCTCACTTGAGGAATTTTCTTGAGATTGTTGATAATTTCAAGGTGAATGGTGTTTCTGAAAAAGCTATCAGATTGAGGTTATTTAGTCGTTCTTTGGATGGGAGAGCACGAGAGTGGCTTGATTCTTTGCCAAATAATTCTATTACTACATGGAATCAACTTTTTGAAAAATTTCTAAACAAGTACTTTTTTCCAGCAAAGACTGAAAGATTGATCAAGAAAATTCAGAATTTTCAATAG